One part of the Sorangiineae bacterium MSr11954 genome encodes these proteins:
- a CDS encoding DUF721 domain-containing protein: MNRRRKRPILRVPEGIDTVLERAGDSRFARNPVPIPIQTWKRAVGYRIADRAKPVSLERGVLTVRVSTSVWASELSMLTASVISRLRDAGVEVSELRFRVAPIDPPQRPPERRTSRAVPAPLPLPFELELQLARVEDRELRETLRNSASHSLAWQAHTRGGRERG, translated from the coding sequence ATGAACCGCCGCCGGAAGCGACCGATCCTGCGCGTGCCCGAGGGGATCGACACGGTGCTGGAGCGCGCGGGCGACAGCCGCTTCGCGCGGAACCCCGTGCCCATCCCGATTCAGACGTGGAAGCGCGCCGTCGGCTACCGCATCGCCGATCGCGCCAAGCCGGTGTCGCTGGAGCGCGGGGTGCTCACGGTGCGGGTCTCCACCAGCGTATGGGCCAGCGAGCTCTCGATGCTGACGGCGTCGGTCATCTCGCGCCTTCGCGACGCGGGGGTGGAGGTCTCCGAGCTTCGCTTCCGCGTGGCCCCCATCGATCCGCCGCAGCGCCCCCCCGAGCGGCGCACCTCGCGCGCCGTCCCGGCCCCGCTCCCCCTCCCCTTCGAGCTCGAGCTGCAGCTCGCCCGCGTCGAAGATCGCGAGCTCCGCGAGACGCTCCGCAACTCGGCGAGCCATAGCCTCGCCTGGCAAGCCCACACCCGGGGCGGTCGCGAGCGCGGTTAG
- the map gene encoding type I methionyl aminopeptidase: MAAETLVLVGEKLRAGMTTEEINTIVHQDTLRRGAIPAPLNYKGFPKSVCTSINDVVCHGIPGDEVLKNGDIINVDVTTLYNGFHGDTSATFYIGTPSPEARLVVETARRGLELGIAEVKEGARLGDIGYAIQSFVEAQGCSVVRDFVGHGIGRRFHEPPQVKHFGKRGDGQRLKAGMIFTVEPMVNLGRFEVDIDADDKWTVRTVDGSLSAQFEHTILVTRDGCEVLTRRQKPLRFSENLAAVFAM, translated from the coding sequence ATGGCGGCGGAGACGCTGGTTCTCGTGGGCGAAAAGCTCCGGGCGGGGATGACGACGGAGGAGATCAACACCATCGTCCACCAGGACACCCTGCGCCGCGGCGCCATCCCGGCACCGCTCAACTACAAAGGCTTTCCGAAGAGCGTCTGCACCTCGATCAACGATGTCGTCTGCCATGGGATCCCGGGCGACGAGGTGCTCAAAAACGGCGACATCATCAATGTCGACGTGACCACGCTCTACAACGGGTTCCACGGCGACACGTCGGCCACCTTCTACATCGGCACCCCGAGCCCCGAGGCCCGCCTGGTGGTCGAAACCGCCCGCCGCGGCCTCGAGCTGGGCATCGCCGAGGTCAAAGAAGGCGCGCGCCTCGGCGACATCGGCTACGCGATCCAAAGCTTCGTGGAGGCCCAAGGCTGCAGCGTGGTGCGCGACTTCGTGGGCCACGGCATCGGCCGCCGCTTCCACGAGCCCCCCCAGGTGAAACACTTCGGCAAGCGCGGCGACGGCCAGCGCCTCAAGGCCGGCATGATCTTCACGGTGGAGCCCATGGTGAACCTCGGCCGCTTCGAAGTCGACATCGACGCCGATGACAAATGGACAGTCCGCACCGTCGACGGCAGCCTCTCCGCTCAATTCGAGCACACCATCCTCGTTACCCGCGACGGCTGCGAAGTGCTCACCCGCCGCCAAAAACCTTTGCGCTTCTCCGAAAACCTGGCCGCCGTCTTCGCGATGTAG
- a CDS encoding FHA domain-containing protein: MATRYRLRFLLQEFDLARGATLIGRSAECHVTIEDPLVSRQHAKIVISGDVAIFEDLGSRNGVKVNGSPIKGSVRLKDGDRLRIGTQELVFCEVGAGIAPPAKTTGFLRYCAACRLPYPQELAACPACGATEQTDEDTLSGQFGASSKQAAWSVQLLVEVTEKALALGRTSDAVRMLQRAKVQLEERLSTGGNVEGDQVEGLARSALRVALAASDPAWACWALHLYDELRFYPSRTVVEALREVGKKYPADLAKPTEELLAELRGREGAESAHWPLVELEQLVVLLASLAEGGQDQAASDGDGQEPVNPNLS, encoded by the coding sequence GTGGCGACCCGGTATCGGCTGCGATTTCTTCTTCAGGAGTTCGACCTGGCCAGGGGCGCGACCCTCATTGGTCGCAGCGCCGAGTGCCATGTCACGATCGAGGACCCGCTGGTCTCCCGTCAGCACGCGAAGATCGTCATCTCGGGCGACGTGGCCATCTTCGAGGATCTCGGGAGCCGCAACGGGGTGAAGGTCAATGGCTCCCCGATCAAGGGCTCCGTTCGTCTGAAGGACGGCGACCGCTTGCGCATCGGGACGCAAGAGTTGGTGTTCTGCGAGGTGGGCGCGGGGATCGCGCCGCCGGCCAAGACCACCGGTTTCCTTCGCTACTGCGCCGCGTGCCGCTTGCCGTACCCTCAAGAGCTAGCCGCTTGCCCCGCCTGCGGCGCCACCGAGCAGACCGACGAAGATACCTTGAGCGGGCAGTTCGGCGCGTCCTCGAAGCAGGCCGCGTGGAGCGTGCAGCTGCTCGTCGAAGTCACCGAGAAGGCGCTCGCGCTTGGCCGTACCTCCGACGCGGTGCGGATGCTCCAGCGCGCCAAGGTGCAGCTCGAGGAGCGGCTCTCGACCGGCGGCAATGTGGAGGGCGATCAGGTCGAAGGGCTGGCGCGATCGGCCTTACGCGTAGCGCTCGCAGCGTCCGATCCGGCCTGGGCTTGCTGGGCGCTTCACTTGTACGACGAGCTGCGCTTTTACCCATCCAGGACGGTGGTCGAGGCGCTTCGGGAGGTGGGGAAGAAGTATCCTGCCGATCTCGCAAAACCCACAGAGGAGCTCTTGGCGGAACTGCGTGGGCGAGAAGGGGCGGAGTCCGCACACTGGCCTCTGGTGGAATTGGAGCAGCTGGTCGTGTTGCTCGCCTCCCTCGCCGAGGGGGGGCAGGATCAGGCGGCGTCCGATGGTGATGGCCAAGAACCTGTCAATCCGAATCTATCCTGA
- a CDS encoding Fic family protein, with protein MEERTHLLEGRLQKADADFQLAYRENLDMSWIYHDSAIEGVVYTFQELKTAIDPNASVTADSGMQPVCEEIRRHREALHFIRDYAVRRRLPITVDVVKKIYVTLHPEEGDVKTVRYRKDIPQHRLYFHEYAPPDKITYKVRQIIDWVNDPETRRTRTGVRVAARAHYDLLRVFPFPMDSGKVARLFMNLLLLRSGYPPSIVHSTERQRYYEALKGSSTTMTAIVQEAIENNLASVEKLLDGYESRNVRPTG; from the coding sequence GTGGAAGAACGCACGCATCTGCTAGAGGGGCGCCTCCAGAAGGCGGACGCGGACTTCCAGCTGGCCTACCGGGAAAATCTCGACATGTCGTGGATCTATCACGACAGCGCGATCGAAGGGGTGGTCTACACCTTTCAAGAGCTGAAGACGGCCATCGACCCGAACGCGTCGGTCACGGCCGACTCGGGCATGCAGCCGGTCTGTGAAGAGATCCGGCGGCACCGCGAGGCGCTCCATTTCATCCGCGACTATGCCGTGCGGCGCAGGCTGCCCATCACGGTCGACGTCGTGAAGAAAATCTATGTCACCCTTCACCCCGAGGAAGGGGACGTGAAGACGGTGCGTTATCGGAAGGATATTCCGCAGCACCGGCTCTACTTCCACGAGTACGCGCCGCCCGACAAGATCACCTACAAAGTTCGACAGATCATCGACTGGGTGAACGATCCGGAGACGCGCCGCACCCGCACGGGTGTGCGCGTGGCGGCGCGCGCCCACTACGATCTTTTGCGCGTCTTTCCCTTTCCGATGGACAGCGGAAAAGTCGCGCGACTGTTCATGAACTTGCTCCTGCTGAGGAGCGGCTATCCCCCTTCGATCGTTCACTCGACCGAGCGCCAGCGTTATTACGAAGCGCTCAAAGGGTCGAGCACGACGATGACGGCCATCGTTCAAGAAGCCATCGAAAACAACCTTGCTTCGGTGGAAAAACTGCTCGATGGCTACGAGAGTCGAAACGTTCGTCCGACGGGTTGA
- a CDS encoding NifU family protein, whose translation MVCSLANSVRVSVNTKTPPAPASSAPSVSSAGSAPNKSALREPVAKLCRDVLAPLVHADGGILFLVNVTAEDVHIHLGGACAGCPGAAVTRERMLEPALKTVLPKARLHVTTGFRVPEGAEKIDVG comes from the coding sequence ATGGTATGCTCGCTCGCCAACAGCGTGCGCGTATCGGTGAACACCAAAACTCCCCCAGCCCCGGCCTCCTCGGCCCCGTCGGTCTCCTCAGCCGGCTCGGCGCCGAACAAGTCCGCTCTTCGCGAGCCGGTCGCCAAGTTGTGCCGCGATGTGTTGGCGCCACTGGTTCATGCCGACGGGGGAATCTTGTTCCTCGTCAACGTGACCGCGGAAGATGTGCACATCCACCTGGGCGGCGCGTGCGCGGGTTGCCCCGGTGCGGCGGTGACCCGCGAGCGCATGCTGGAGCCGGCGCTGAAAACGGTGCTCCCGAAGGCGCGGCTCCATGTGACCACCGGTTTTCGCGTGCCCGAGGGGGCGGAGAAGATCGACGTCGGCTAG
- the recN gene encoding DNA repair protein RecN, whose protein sequence is MLELRGGFNVLTGETGAGKSMIIDALSLVLGGRARADLVRAGAREAEVEALFEIPAGSRVLAKLEAAGIPFDATGGSGVALVIRRVLQADGGEASSKAAGGGSLRTRAYLNGRLGTAAQLAELAPDLCDIASQHESVSLTDPTTHVEYLDAFGKLDALRDTLAEEVDALASVVKSLEAVRESERGRAEREDFVAFQLRELDELGPEPGEETLLEQERARLRHAERLTQATSAAAERLYEGEGAICDELGRLAADVDSAASLDGSLAPLARQIESARSELSDAARALARYAEGVDLNPQRLSEIEDRLFRLQKLLRKYGPTTSELLVHRDSLRHELESLEGSTVRAAELERDRDQRLGKVGARARTLSQRRRQAAEKLADAVGRELAQLGMGRARVVVEVAPTAPNGVVDTSLQIDGARLTRTGIDRVEFLIAPNKGEEPRPMRRIASGGELSRALLALKRVLAEKGPAGLYVFDEVDAGVGGAIAEVIGRSIADVARHRQVLCITHLPQIAALADGHHVVGKSEVRGRTLTTVRPLSEKERIEEVARMIGGVKVGDAARRAAEEMLAGRK, encoded by the coding sequence GTGCTAGAGCTTCGTGGGGGCTTCAACGTTTTGACCGGTGAGACGGGGGCCGGGAAGTCGATGATCATCGACGCCCTGTCCTTGGTATTGGGGGGCCGAGCCCGCGCCGACCTCGTCCGTGCCGGTGCGCGGGAGGCGGAGGTGGAGGCGCTCTTCGAGATCCCGGCGGGGTCGCGGGTGCTGGCGAAGCTGGAGGCTGCGGGGATCCCCTTCGATGCGACGGGTGGAAGCGGTGTCGCTTTGGTGATCCGCCGCGTTTTGCAGGCGGACGGGGGCGAAGCGTCCTCCAAGGCGGCGGGTGGTGGGAGCTTGCGGACGCGCGCCTACCTCAACGGTCGACTCGGAACGGCGGCGCAGCTGGCGGAGCTCGCGCCCGACCTTTGCGACATTGCGTCGCAGCACGAGAGCGTGAGCCTGACCGATCCGACCACCCACGTCGAGTACCTCGATGCCTTCGGCAAGTTGGATGCGCTGCGCGACACCTTGGCCGAAGAGGTCGACGCGCTGGCGTCGGTGGTCAAGTCGCTGGAGGCGGTGCGCGAGTCGGAGCGCGGACGCGCCGAGCGGGAGGACTTCGTCGCCTTTCAGCTGCGCGAGCTCGACGAGCTGGGCCCGGAGCCGGGCGAAGAAACGTTGCTCGAGCAAGAGCGCGCTCGGCTGCGCCACGCGGAGCGCCTGACGCAGGCCACGAGCGCCGCCGCCGAACGTCTCTACGAAGGGGAGGGGGCCATCTGCGACGAGCTGGGTCGCCTCGCCGCCGACGTCGATAGCGCGGCGTCCCTCGATGGCTCCTTGGCGCCGCTCGCGCGTCAAATCGAATCGGCCCGCTCGGAGCTCTCCGACGCGGCGCGCGCGCTCGCCCGCTATGCCGAGGGCGTCGATCTCAACCCGCAGCGGCTGAGCGAGATCGAGGACCGCCTCTTTCGCTTACAGAAGCTCTTGAGGAAGTACGGCCCCACCACCTCCGAGCTCTTGGTGCACCGCGACTCCCTTCGCCACGAGCTCGAGAGCCTCGAGGGCTCGACCGTTCGCGCGGCGGAGCTCGAGCGAGACCGCGATCAGCGCCTCGGCAAGGTGGGCGCCCGCGCGCGGACGCTCTCGCAAAGGCGCCGTCAAGCCGCTGAAAAGCTGGCCGACGCCGTGGGCCGGGAGCTCGCGCAGCTGGGCATGGGGCGCGCGCGCGTGGTCGTCGAGGTCGCGCCCACCGCCCCCAACGGGGTCGTCGACACCAGCTTGCAGATCGATGGCGCCCGCCTAACGCGCACCGGCATCGATCGCGTGGAGTTTCTCATCGCGCCCAACAAAGGCGAAGAGCCCCGCCCGATGCGGCGCATCGCCAGCGGCGGCGAGCTCTCGCGCGCGCTGCTCGCCTTGAAGCGCGTGCTCGCCGAAAAAGGGCCCGCGGGCCTCTACGTCTTCGACGAGGTCGACGCGGGGGTGGGCGGCGCCATCGCCGAGGTCATCGGCCGTTCGATCGCCGACGTGGCGCGGCACCGCCAGGTCCTGTGCATCACGCACCTCCCGCAGATCGCGGCGCTGGCCGACGGGCACCATGTCGTCGGCAAGAGCGAGGTGCGGGGGCGAACGCTCACCACCGTGCGCCCGCTCAGCGAGAAGGAGCGGATCGAAGAGGTGGCGCGCATGATCGGCGGCGTGAAGGTCGGCGATGCGGCGCGGAGGGCGGCCGAAGAGATGCTTGCGGGGCGGAAGTAG